From a single Triplophysa rosa linkage group LG17, Trosa_1v2, whole genome shotgun sequence genomic region:
- the slc35a2 gene encoding UDP-galactose translocator isoform X2 translates to MAAGRESPNRSEDKTSSHRQNEVNRKLKYISLAILVIQNASLILSIRYVRTLPGDHFFTTSAVVMAEVLKVLTCLVIILIQQRGNVKNFAMLLYNSIFVQYLDTLKLAVPSLIYTLQNNLQYVAISNLPAATFQVTYQLKILTTALFSVLMLRKSLSKIQWISLVLLFAGVAIVQVEQESGKQKETLTSPNQNYFKGLVSVVISCLSSGFAGVYFEKILKGSSASVWIRNVQLGIFGILLGLLGLWWSDGAAIAEKGFLFGYTSLVWGVIFNQAFGGLLVAVVVKYADNILKGFATSFSIIVSTITSVYLFGFHVDLMFTLGAGLVIGAVYMYSLPKPNTGVSSISTTSSEHSKGGDSELEAFLPNPKFSGQKKGN, encoded by the exons ATGGCAGCAGGTAGAGAAAGTCCAAACAGAAGTGAAGATAAAACATCATCTCACAGACAGAACGAGG TTAACAGGAAGTTGAAGTACATCAGTTTGGCGATTCTGGTGATTCAGAATGCATCGCTCATCCTCAGCATCCGTTACGTGCGGACGTTGCCGGGAGATCATTTCTTTACCACGTCAGCTGTGGTCATGGCAGAAGTTCTCAAAGTTCTCACCTGTCTGGTTATAATTCTCATACAGCAGAGAG GTAATGTAAAGAACTTTGCAATGTTACTGTACAACTCTATATTCGTGCAGTATTTGGACACACTGAAGTTAGCAGTTCCATCCCTCATCTACACTTTACAGAACAACTTGCAATATGTGGCCATTTCCAATTTACCAGCAGCCACATTCCAG GTAACATATCAGCTGAAGATCTTGACCACAGCATTGTTTTCTGTGCTCATGCTGCGGAAGAGCCTGTCTAAGATCCAGTGGATCTCTCTGGTGCTGCTCTTCGCCGGCGTGGCCATCGTCCAGGTGGAGCAGGAGAGTGGAAAACAGAAGGAGACTTTGACCAGCCCCAACCAGAACTACTTCAAAGGCCTGGTATCAGTGGTCATCTCCTGCTTATCGTCAGGGTTTGCCGGCGTTTACTTCGAGAAGATCCTGAAGGGCAGCTCGGCCTCGGTGTGGATAAGGAATGTGCAGCTCGGGATCTTCGGAATTCTTTTGGGTCTTCTGGGCCTGTGGTGGAGCGACGGAGCTGCCATCGCTGAGAAAGGTTTCCTGTTCGGCTACACGTCTCTGGTGTGGGGCGTTATTTTTAACCAGGCCTTCGGCGGCCTCCTGGTGGCCGTAGTTGTAAAATACGCGGACAATATTCTCAAAGGCTTTGCCACCTCTTTTTCCATCATCGTGTCCACCATCACGTCCGTCTACCTCTTCGGTTTCCACGTGGACTTGATGTTTACGCTGGGTGCGGGATTGGTCATTGGAGCCGTCTACATGTACAGTCTCCCCAAACCGAACACCGGCGTTTCCAGCATTAGCACGACTTCATCAGAACACAGCAAAGGAGGCGACTCGGAACTGGAAGCTTTTCTCCCAAA
- the slc35a2 gene encoding UDP-galactose translocator isoform X1: MAAGRESPNRSEDKTSSHRQNEVNRKLKYISLAILVIQNASLILSIRYVRTLPGDHFFTTSAVVMAEVLKVLTCLVIILIQQRGNVKNFAMLLYNSIFVQYLDTLKLAVPSLIYTLQNNLQYVAISNLPAATFQVTYQLKILTTALFSVLMLRKSLSKIQWISLVLLFAGVAIVQVEQESGKQKETLTSPNQNYFKGLVSVVISCLSSGFAGVYFEKILKGSSASVWIRNVQLGIFGILLGLLGLWWSDGAAIAEKGFLFGYTSLVWGVIFNQAFGGLLVAVVVKYADNILKGFATSFSIIVSTITSVYLFGFHVDLMFTLGAGLVIGAVYMYSLPKPNTGVSSISTTSSEHSKGGDSELEAFLPKHSNKKKAFLGHMLTSTTTGYQKWFCTMPG; the protein is encoded by the exons ATGGCAGCAGGTAGAGAAAGTCCAAACAGAAGTGAAGATAAAACATCATCTCACAGACAGAACGAGG TTAACAGGAAGTTGAAGTACATCAGTTTGGCGATTCTGGTGATTCAGAATGCATCGCTCATCCTCAGCATCCGTTACGTGCGGACGTTGCCGGGAGATCATTTCTTTACCACGTCAGCTGTGGTCATGGCAGAAGTTCTCAAAGTTCTCACCTGTCTGGTTATAATTCTCATACAGCAGAGAG GTAATGTAAAGAACTTTGCAATGTTACTGTACAACTCTATATTCGTGCAGTATTTGGACACACTGAAGTTAGCAGTTCCATCCCTCATCTACACTTTACAGAACAACTTGCAATATGTGGCCATTTCCAATTTACCAGCAGCCACATTCCAG GTAACATATCAGCTGAAGATCTTGACCACAGCATTGTTTTCTGTGCTCATGCTGCGGAAGAGCCTGTCTAAGATCCAGTGGATCTCTCTGGTGCTGCTCTTCGCCGGCGTGGCCATCGTCCAGGTGGAGCAGGAGAGTGGAAAACAGAAGGAGACTTTGACCAGCCCCAACCAGAACTACTTCAAAGGCCTGGTATCAGTGGTCATCTCCTGCTTATCGTCAGGGTTTGCCGGCGTTTACTTCGAGAAGATCCTGAAGGGCAGCTCGGCCTCGGTGTGGATAAGGAATGTGCAGCTCGGGATCTTCGGAATTCTTTTGGGTCTTCTGGGCCTGTGGTGGAGCGACGGAGCTGCCATCGCTGAGAAAGGTTTCCTGTTCGGCTACACGTCTCTGGTGTGGGGCGTTATTTTTAACCAGGCCTTCGGCGGCCTCCTGGTGGCCGTAGTTGTAAAATACGCGGACAATATTCTCAAAGGCTTTGCCACCTCTTTTTCCATCATCGTGTCCACCATCACGTCCGTCTACCTCTTCGGTTTCCACGTGGACTTGATGTTTACGCTGGGTGCGGGATTGGTCATTGGAGCCGTCTACATGTACAGTCTCCCCAAACCGAACACCGGCGTTTCCAGCATTAGCACGACTTCATCAGAACACAGCAAAGGAGGCGACTCGGAACTGGAAGCTTTTCTCCCAAA
- the pim2 gene encoding serine/threonine-protein kinase pim-2: protein MLDKRIVDLRLDQLEDPRAKTVKEPFEKQYTYGALLGSGGFGSVFAGQRISDGQQVAIKQISRDRVQQWARLPGEVNMVPIEIALLLSLGGGMGSVPGHRGIIRMLDWFEVQGQGQGYLIVFEKPQPCQDLFDFITERGALEEPVAQRFLKQVIEALQFCHSKGIVHRDIKDENILVDTRTGDIKIIDFGSGALLKDPIYTDFEGTRVYSPPEWILHQRYNAGPLTVWSLGVLLFDMVCGDIPFERDADIIQATPSFTKRISKECQSLIRWCLAYRAEDRPTLEQILHHPWMMENSEDIVDLPGKSNIKPSL, encoded by the exons ATGTTGGACAAACGCATTGTGGATCTGCGCTTGGATCAGCTGGAAGACCCGAGAGCAAAAACTG TAAAAGAGCCCTTTGAGAAGCAGTATACGTATGGAGCGCTTTTGGGCAGTGGCGGGTTCGGCTCCGTGTTCGCCGGGCAGCGCATTTCAGACGGCCAACAG GTTGCTATTAAACAAATATCCCGTGACAGAGTTCAACAATGGGCAAGACTG CCTGGTGAAGTAAACATGGTCCCTATTGAGATCGCTCTTCTCTTGTCTCTTGGAGGAGGGATGGGGTCAGTACCCGGTCATCGGGGTATCATCAGGATGTTGGACTGGTTTGAGGTGCAGGGTCAGGGTCAGGGTTACCTTATTGTGTTTGAAAAACCCCAACCCTGCCAGGATCTTTTTGACTTCATCACAGAACGTGGAGCACTGGAGGAGCCTGTTGCACAGAG gttCCTTAAGCAGGTTATTGAAGCCTTGCAGTTCTGCCACTCCAAGGGCATTGTGCACAGGGACATCAAAGATGAGAACATCCTAGTTGACACTCGTACTGGTGACATCAAAATCATCGACTTTGGGTCTGGTGCTTTACTGAAGGACCCAATTTACACTGATTTTGAAG gaACCAGAGTTTACAGCCCTCCTGAGTGGATCCTTCACCAACGTTACAACGCCGGTCCACTCACTGTGTGGTCGCTGGGCGTGCTTCTATTTGACATGGTGTGTGGAGACATTCCCTTCGAGAGGGACGCAGACATCATACAGGCCACTCCAAGTTTTACTAAACGCATTTCCAAAG AATGCCAGTCTCTGATTCGCTGGTGCCTTGCATACAGGGCAGAGGATCGGCCAACTTTGGAGCAGATTTTGCATCATCCTTGGATGATGGAGAATTCGGAAGACATTGTAGATTTGCCAGGGAAAAGCAATATTAAGCCAAGCCTTTGA